A stretch of the bacterium SCSIO 12827 genome encodes the following:
- a CDS encoding argininosuccinate synthase — protein MTKDVKKVVLAYSGGLDTSVILRWLQDAYGAEVVTFTADLGQGGELEPARKKAEMLGIKQIFVEDLREEFVRDYVFPMFRGAALYEGTYLLGTSIARPLIAKRQIEIAAETGADAVSHGATGKGNDQVRFELGYYALNPGIRVIAPWREWDLTSRTRLIEYAEKHQIPIPKDKRGEAPYSQDANLLHISSEGKVLEDPWVEADDSIYTRVVAPWDAPDKVTEITIDFDRGDAVAVNGEKMSPATLLTKLNELGGANGIGILDIVENRFVGMKSRGVYETPGGTVLFAARRAMESITLDRGAMHQRDELMPRYAELIYNGFWFAPEREMLQAAIDKAAERVTGTVRLKLYKGNVMVTGRKSPNSLYDEALVTFEEDQVYDQRDAQGFIKLNALRLMTLKRNGG, from the coding sequence ATGACCAAAGACGTGAAAAAAGTCGTGCTCGCCTATTCGGGCGGCCTGGATACCTCGGTCATTCTGCGCTGGCTGCAGGACGCCTACGGGGCCGAGGTCGTGACCTTCACCGCCGACCTGGGCCAGGGCGGCGAGCTTGAGCCCGCGCGCAAGAAGGCAGAGATGCTGGGCATTAAGCAGATCTTCGTCGAGGACCTGCGCGAGGAATTCGTGCGCGACTACGTGTTCCCCATGTTCCGGGGGGCGGCTCTGTACGAAGGCACCTACCTGCTGGGCACTTCCATCGCGCGGCCGCTGATCGCCAAGCGGCAGATCGAGATCGCCGCCGAAACGGGTGCCGACGCCGTGTCCCACGGCGCCACCGGCAAGGGCAACGACCAGGTGCGGTTCGAATTGGGCTATTACGCCCTTAACCCCGGCATCCGCGTGATCGCCCCCTGGCGCGAATGGGACCTGACCTCGCGCACGCGGCTGATCGAATACGCGGAAAAGCACCAGATCCCCATCCCCAAGGACAAGCGCGGCGAAGCCCCCTATTCCCAGGACGCCAACCTTTTGCACATCTCGTCCGAAGGCAAGGTGTTGGAAGACCCCTGGGTCGAGGCCGACGACAGCATCTACACCCGCGTCGTCGCCCCCTGGGACGCGCCGGACAAGGTCACGGAAATCACCATCGACTTTGACCGCGGCGACGCCGTCGCCGTGAACGGCGAGAAGATGTCGCCGGCGACCCTGCTGACCAAGCTGAACGAATTGGGCGGGGCCAACGGCATCGGTATCCTGGACATCGTGGAAAACCGCTTCGTCGGCATGAAGTCGCGCGGCGTCTACGAGACCCCGGGCGGCACAGTGCTGTTCGCCGCGCGCCGCGCCATGGAAAGCATCACGCTGGATCGCGGCGCCATGCACCAGCGCGACGAGCTGATGCCGCGCTATGCGGAGCTGATCTACAACGGATTCTGGTTCGCGCCCGAACGCGAAATGCTGCAGGCCGCCATAGACAAGGCGGCGGAGCGCGTGACCGGCACGGTGCGCCTGAAGCTCTACAAGGGCAACGTCATGGTCACCGGCCGCAAGTCGCCCAACAGTCTCTACGACGAGGCCCTGGTCACCTTCGAGGAAGACCAGGTCTACGACCAGCGCGACGCCCAGGGCTTCATCAAGCTGAACGCGCTGCGCCTGATGACCTTGAAGCGCAACGGCGGATAA
- a CDS encoding antibiotic biosynthesis monooxygenase: MSGKIALMVEFGVKAARRDDFLALMRTHAKMTLDSEPGCEQFDVLDPTEASDSVFLYELYTNKAAVDAHMNSALLASTRGSYDDMITSKRVVWCKVT, from the coding sequence ATGAGCGGCAAGATCGCCCTGATGGTGGAATTCGGCGTTAAGGCCGCGCGGCGGGATGATTTCCTCGCCCTCATGCGCACCCACGCCAAGATGACCCTGGATTCGGAGCCGGGTTGCGAGCAGTTCGACGTGCTTGACCCCACGGAAGCCAGTGACAGTGTCTTTCTGTACGAGCTTTACACAAATAAGGCGGCGGTCGACGCGCATATGAATTCGGCGCTGCTGGCCTCCACGCGCGGCAGCTACGACGACATGATCACGTCGAAACGCGTGGTGTGGTGCAAGGTGACGTAA
- a CDS encoding outer membrane beta-barrel protein gives MTVLRLIRTLFTAGLVWGLVALPAHAAEPAPGLEVRTGLHKDFTRLVLETRAPVPYKFAFPGKDEIVVTVTGAALSEAADKPEAQGIIRAIEIERDARGSRLIIKTRHPADIRRQFTLLPKGGQGARIVIDLAAAAPSQPPAPAHPRILLPAPHTTITVAPASAHPAPHAQALPARRKTPRPMQPFEVAAAGGGEMLFDGGPAEALAQPVELARQPLNSEELAPQELAQAGGLSVNDWLMREGGNPNLRPIPPAPAPASAVNPPAPPAYPATPVYQAPIPAAYSAPPAAQTNPSHPGYRAAPQPTPTWAPPPRGQAAAPPGGDSDPAARYASQKQSVPVEDQTSVRPQRFYAGIGLGMGMLDYESDTPNTTIDEKPFAWKIFGGYRPNDVLAIEASIGKVGAFDEDFASGASVESQFHALTASALMSLPLNAAIKPFARAGVSLWWEDRDPSSGSGRQEETGTGVVLGLGADYRFSDRMALRGEWELYILSDTAYANVFSANVLYNF, from the coding sequence ATGACCGTGTTGCGCCTGATCCGCACCCTATTCACCGCGGGCCTTGTTTGGGGGCTTGTCGCGCTGCCCGCCCATGCGGCGGAACCGGCACCGGGCCTTGAGGTGCGTACCGGTCTGCACAAGGATTTCACCCGCCTGGTGCTGGAAACCCGTGCGCCTGTTCCCTACAAATTCGCCTTTCCCGGCAAGGACGAGATTGTCGTCACGGTGACCGGCGCGGCCCTGTCCGAAGCGGCCGACAAGCCCGAGGCCCAAGGCATCATCCGAGCCATCGAGATCGAACGTGACGCCCGCGGCAGCCGCCTGATCATCAAGACGCGCCACCCCGCCGACATCCGTCGCCAGTTCACCCTGCTGCCCAAGGGCGGCCAGGGGGCGCGCATCGTCATCGACCTTGCCGCCGCCGCGCCGTCCCAACCACCTGCCCCGGCGCATCCCCGGATCCTGCTGCCGGCGCCGCATACCACCATCACCGTGGCCCCCGCATCCGCCCATCCGGCACCACATGCCCAGGCCCTGCCGGCCAGGCGCAAGACGCCACGGCCGATGCAACCCTTCGAGGTCGCCGCCGCCGGTGGCGGCGAAATGCTGTTCGACGGCGGCCCGGCCGAAGCCCTGGCGCAGCCGGTCGAATTGGCCCGGCAACCCCTGAACTCGGAAGAACTGGCGCCACAGGAACTCGCCCAGGCCGGCGGCCTGTCCGTCAACGATTGGCTGATGCGCGAGGGCGGCAACCCGAACCTGCGCCCCATTCCCCCCGCACCGGCACCGGCCAGCGCCGTCAACCCGCCCGCGCCCCCGGCCTATCCGGCGACGCCGGTCTATCAGGCACCGATCCCCGCCGCCTACTCGGCACCCCCCGCCGCCCAAACCAATCCGTCCCATCCCGGCTACCGCGCAGCGCCGCAACCGACGCCCACCTGGGCGCCCCCGCCCCGTGGCCAAGCAGCCGCCCCCCCGGGCGGAGACAGCGATCCCGCCGCCCGTTATGCCAGCCAAAAGCAATCCGTACCCGTCGAAGACCAGACCTCCGTCCGGCCGCAGCGGTTCTACGCCGGCATCGGCCTGGGCATGGGCATGCTCGATTACGAAAGCGACACCCCCAACACGACGATCGACGAAAAGCCCTTCGCCTGGAAGATTTTCGGCGGCTACCGGCCCAACGACGTCCTGGCAATCGAAGCATCGATCGGCAAGGTCGGCGCGTTCGACGAAGACTTTGCCAGCGGCGCTTCGGTGGAAAGTCAGTTCCACGCCTTGACCGCGAGCGCGCTGATGTCGCTGCCCCTGAACGCGGCCATCAAGCCGTTCGCCCGTGCCGGCGTCAGCCTGTGGTGGGAAGATCGGGACCCGTCCAGCGGGAGCGGCCGCCAGGAGGAAACGGGGACAGGCGTTGTGCTCGGCCTGGGCGCGGACTACCGGTTTTCCGACCGCATGGCCCTGCGCGGTGAATGGGAGCTCTACATCCTGTCCGATACTGCCTATGCCAACGTGTTTTCAGCCAACGTGCTGTATAATTTCTAA
- a CDS encoding TauD/TfdA family dioxygenase produces the protein MNMTVERLGGSFAARVSGIDAGNLTNAQAADLHQAYLDHKVLVIEGQDMSVAQFDAFGQLFGETVEHPVKNFLHPDFPKVMVLSNSTRLGKPLGVKDAGSFWHSDRSYMERAADATILFSIEIPDEGGDTFFGDMEAIYDALPEKTKVRIDGRQYVSQYRWSTNRGDPESRWNFLTPEEMEKTPPVVRPLVRTHPETGRKGLFVFRGASAGVRGIVGMDAIESADLLDELFDHLSKPEFHFQFKWRDPGTIVLWDNRCVMHRATTKNLPPDKVRTLHRISTLGGVPA, from the coding sequence ATGAACATGACCGTTGAACGGCTCGGGGGAAGTTTCGCCGCCCGGGTTTCCGGGATCGACGCCGGAAATCTCACCAACGCCCAGGCCGCCGATCTGCATCAGGCCTATCTCGACCACAAGGTGCTGGTCATCGAGGGTCAGGACATGTCCGTCGCCCAGTTCGACGCCTTCGGCCAGCTGTTCGGCGAAACCGTCGAACATCCGGTGAAGAACTTTCTGCACCCGGATTTTCCCAAGGTCATGGTGCTGTCCAATTCGACCCGCCTGGGCAAGCCGCTGGGCGTCAAGGACGCGGGATCGTTCTGGCATTCGGACCGCTCCTACATGGAGCGCGCGGCCGACGCGACGATCCTGTTCTCCATCGAAATCCCCGACGAAGGCGGCGACACCTTTTTTGGTGACATGGAGGCGATCTATGACGCCCTGCCGGAAAAGACCAAGGTTCGGATCGACGGGCGGCAATACGTGTCGCAGTACCGCTGGTCAACCAACCGGGGCGATCCGGAATCGCGCTGGAACTTCCTGACGCCGGAAGAAATGGAAAAGACCCCGCCGGTCGTCCGCCCCCTGGTACGCACCCATCCGGAAACGGGGCGCAAAGGCCTGTTCGTGTTCCGGGGGGCGTCGGCGGGCGTGCGCGGTATCGTCGGCATGGATGCCATCGAAAGCGCGGACCTTTTGGACGAACTGTTCGACCACCTGTCGAAGCCCGAATTTCACTTCCAGTTCAAATGGCGGGACCCCGGCACCATCGTGTTGTGGGACAACCGTTGCGTCATGCACCGGGCGACGACCAAGAACCTGCCGCCGGACAAGGTGCGCACCCTGCACCGCATTTCGACCTTGGGCGGTGTGCCCGCCTGA